GAGCGTAATTCCGAGGCGGTGCTGCAGACGGACGCGTATTTCGAGGCCGGATATTCGGTGGTGGCCCACAGCCCGATCTTCGAAAAGCACCGCCGTCTGGCGCCGTTGTACCGATTCTCACGATCGCGCACCAAGGCCGACGCGGGCTGCACCATCGGACAACACACCGACGCGTTGCTGCGCGAAATCGGGCTGGATGAGGCGGAGATCGCCGATCTGCACGCTCGCAAGATCGTCGCCGGCGGCGCCTAGCGATCAGGGGACTCGGCGAACAGCCCGCGGGTTTCGTAGGACACCGGCGCGGTCAGCATGCCGACCCATCCGTCGACGTAGTTGTGCAGCTGAGCCTCATTGATCCCATGACCCGACCGCGCCGACTCGGCCAGTACGTTGAGCAGGCTGATGTAGAGCTGGAAGGTGCGGCCGCGCCGAACCCGTTCCGGCAGGTCCTGCAGTGCGGCTTCGACGAGCTCTTCGAGTCGCTCCTGAGTCCAGTCGTCATCGACGTGGTCGGGCCAGTAGTCGGTACGGGCCCGCGGATCCTCGCTGAGTCGCGCCAGGAACGGCACGAACATCTGGCCCGCCTCGATGCTGTTGGCCAACGGACGTACCAGCAGCCATACCACCGCGCGGGGGTCGGCTTCCTTGCCCTCGTCGCGCATCCGCGCCAGCATTTCCTGCCGCTCGGTGCCCAATGTGCTCAGCCGGAAACCGATCAAAGCCCGGATCAGGCCGTCTCGCGAACCGAAGTGGTAGCGGATCACCGAGGTATTCGACTGGCCGGCGGCCTCCTGGATCTCGCGCAAGGTGACCGCTTCGATGCCCCGCGTGGCGAACAGCCGCTCCGCGACCTCCATCAGCATTACGCGGGTCGATTCGCCCGAGGCGTTACGACGGCGCGCGGTTGCCGGCAGGTCGGTTCCCGGTTGTGCCATCAGACCCCCTTTGACGTGACGACAGTCTTATCGACCCTGACATGTGAGCCACTATAATAATGCTTCGTCATTAAAAACTCTGGACTTCGTGACCCGAAGCTGCCACCATCGAGGCAACAGCCCCCACAGCCCTGGAGGATTAAATGAGCTTTATCTGGACCAACTCCGGCGATTCCCACTTCATCGAACCCGATAACCTGTGGCAATCCCGACTGCCCAAGAAGCTCGCCGAACTGACACCACGCGCGGAGAAGGACGACGACGGAGAGTGGGAAACCGTCCACGTCGATGGTCAGATCTTCCGCCGCAAGCTGCCCTCGTCGGCCATGGTGAAGTTCGTCGAGGAAAGCATGAAACCGCAGGGCATCCGTGACGCCAAGGTGCGCCTCGCCGACCTGGACAAGGAGGGCGTCTGGGGAGAGGTGATCTTCCCCTCGCTGGGGATGTGGGCGTCGACTTTCCGCACCCCCGAGCTCCTCAAGGCCTGCATGCGCGCCAGCAACGAGTACGCACTGGAGGAAATCGCCGCGGTGTCGCCGCGCTACGTCGTGACCGCGCAGGTGTCCATCCTCGACGTCAATGACGCGGTCGAGGAGTTGCAGTGGGCCGCCGACAAGGGCTTCAAGGCCGTCTTCTTGCCGACCACCCCGCATCCAAGCGCCCCGGACTGGCACCGCAACGACTGGGAACCGCTGTGGGCGGCGGCCGAGGAGGCCGGGATGGTGCTGGCCTTCCACATCGGCACAGATCCGGTGGACATGACGGTCGGCGGTGCGACCGGCGGCGCCGGCCTGGTCTACCGCGGTCCGGGTGGCGCGGTGATGAACTACACCGAAACCACGTTCTCCGGCCAGCGCGCGGCGATGAAAATGGTGGCCTCCGGCGCGCTGGATCGGCACCCGAATCTGAGGATGCTGATTTCCGAGGGCGGCGCTACCTGGGTTCCATTCCTGGGCGACCGGATGATCGAGGGGTATCGCCAGCACCACATGGCCGTGCGCCCAAAGCTGGATCGATCACCCAAGGAAATCCTGTACAGCCAGGTCTATGCCTCCTTCCAGCATGATGAAACCGCGGTCGCGGCCTACGAACACATGGGCTACAAGAACGTGATGTTCGGCAGCGACTACCCGCACATGGAAGGCACTTTCGGGCATACCCAGGACACCCTGAAACAGCTTTTCGACGGGGTCAACGACGAGACCCGGCTGCGAATCACCCAGGGCACGTTCTACGAACTGTTCCCGGATGTCCCTCCGGTCCCAAGCGACGAAACCGTCTGAGCCCGTGCCGAACTTCTCCGGTTTGCGCGACGTCGCGATCGTCGGAATCGGCGCGACGCCCTATTACAAGCGCGGTCAGTCCCTACCGAAAACGACGACCGAGCTTGCCTGTGAGGCCATCCTGGCCGCCTGCGAGGACGCCGGTCTGACCGTCACGGATATCGATGGCTTCGCCTACTACTCGGGCGCAAGCGCCGGCTACACCGAGAAGATGGACACCGCCGACTTCATGGAGACCCTCGGGATTCCGGAAGTCCGGTTCACCGCGGCGCTGACGTCGGGCGGCGGCGGCTCGGCCGGCGCGATTGGTCTGGCGAGAGCGGCGATCGTTTCCGGCGACGCCTCCGTCGTGGTGACCTTGATGGCCCTGCAGCAGTCCAAGCAGCGCCTGGGATCGGTGTTTTCGGCGATGGAGCCCGACCCGATCAACTCGTTCCTGCAGCCGTCGGGGCTGTTCGGTCCCGGGCAGCTGATGTCGGTGCTGGCCCGTCGGCACATGTATCTGTACGGCACCCGTCGGGAGGCGTTCGCCGAAATCGCCATCTCGACACGGGCCAACGCGGCCAACCGGCCCAAGGCGATACACCGGGCGCCGCTGACGGTGGAGGACTACTTCAACGCGCGCATGATTGCAGAACCTTTGTGCCTGTACGACTTTTGTCAGGAGACCGACGGCGCGGTAGCGGTGATCACCACGCGCATGGACCGGGCGCGTGACCTACGGCAGCCTCCGGTACCGGTGGTCGCCGCCGCGCACGGTGGTGTGCGAGAGTGGGGCCGAGCATTCGCGTGGATGGGAATGCCGGACGAGTACTTCGCCTCGTCGGGCAACAAGCCGATCGCTGAGCGGCTATATCAGCAGGCCGGCATCACCGCCGCCGACATCGATGTGGCACTGCTCTACGACCACTTCACTCCGATGGTCCTGATGCAGCTCGAGGATTACGGCTTCTGCGAGAAGGGTGAAGGCGGACCATTCGTCGAAAGCGGTGCGATCCGCTATCACGGCGGCTCCATACCGGTGAACACCCACGGCGGCCAGCTGTCCGAGGCCTACATCATCGGGATGACCCACATCATGGAAGGAGTCGAGCAGATGCGCGGCACCGCGATCAACCAGGTCGCCGACGCCAACCTGGCTTTAGTAACAGGCGGGCCGGCCAGTCTGCCGGTCAGCGGGCTGATCCTGGGACGTGCGGCATGAATGCGCCAACGACGACCCTGGCAACGACAATCCCCGGCGAACACATCCGCATCGCGGTCAACAAGACGACCGAACCCTTCTGGGAGACCGCCAAACAGCGCCGCCTCGTGGTACCGCAGTGTGCCGATTGCGGCACGTTCCGGTTGCCGCCAACCCCGTTCTGCCCCAAATGCCAGTCCCGCGACATCAACTGGCCCGAATTAAGCGGGGATGCAACGGTTTACAGCTTCGCGGTGGTCCACGGCTTCCCGGGAATGCCTGATCTGTTGTTGGTGCCCGCCGTGCTCGACCTGCCCGACGCGCCGGGCGCGCGGCTGATATCCAATATTGTTGACGTCGCTCCCGCCGATGTGACCATCGGGATGCGAGTGCATGTGGACTTCACACCGATCGCCGACGGGTGGATGCTGCCGGTATTCCGCACCATTTCTGCCAATCGGGACGGGGGGTAACGACCAT
This genomic interval from Mycobacterium sp. SMC-2 contains the following:
- a CDS encoding TetR/AcrR family transcriptional regulator, translated to MAQPGTDLPATARRRNASGESTRVMLMEVAERLFATRGIEAVTLREIQEAAGQSNTSVIRYHFGSRDGLIRALIGFRLSTLGTERQEMLARMRDEGKEADPRAVVWLLVRPLANSIEAGQMFVPFLARLSEDPRARTDYWPDHVDDDWTQERLEELVEAALQDLPERVRRGRTFQLYISLLNVLAESARSGHGINEAQLHNYVDGWVGMLTAPVSYETRGLFAESPDR
- a CDS encoding amidohydrolase family protein, translated to MSFIWTNSGDSHFIEPDNLWQSRLPKKLAELTPRAEKDDDGEWETVHVDGQIFRRKLPSSAMVKFVEESMKPQGIRDAKVRLADLDKEGVWGEVIFPSLGMWASTFRTPELLKACMRASNEYALEEIAAVSPRYVVTAQVSILDVNDAVEELQWAADKGFKAVFLPTTPHPSAPDWHRNDWEPLWAAAEEAGMVLAFHIGTDPVDMTVGGATGGAGLVYRGPGGAVMNYTETTFSGQRAAMKMVASGALDRHPNLRMLISEGGATWVPFLGDRMIEGYRQHHMAVRPKLDRSPKEILYSQVYASFQHDETAVAAYEHMGYKNVMFGSDYPHMEGTFGHTQDTLKQLFDGVNDETRLRITQGTFYELFPDVPPVPSDETV
- a CDS encoding thiolase C-terminal domain-containing protein codes for the protein MPNFSGLRDVAIVGIGATPYYKRGQSLPKTTTELACEAILAACEDAGLTVTDIDGFAYYSGASAGYTEKMDTADFMETLGIPEVRFTAALTSGGGGSAGAIGLARAAIVSGDASVVVTLMALQQSKQRLGSVFSAMEPDPINSFLQPSGLFGPGQLMSVLARRHMYLYGTRREAFAEIAISTRANAANRPKAIHRAPLTVEDYFNARMIAEPLCLYDFCQETDGAVAVITTRMDRARDLRQPPVPVVAAAHGGVREWGRAFAWMGMPDEYFASSGNKPIAERLYQQAGITAADIDVALLYDHFTPMVLMQLEDYGFCEKGEGGPFVESGAIRYHGGSIPVNTHGGQLSEAYIIGMTHIMEGVEQMRGTAINQVADANLALVTGGPASLPVSGLILGRAA
- a CDS encoding Zn-ribbon domain-containing OB-fold protein, with translation MNAPTTTLATTIPGEHIRIAVNKTTEPFWETAKQRRLVVPQCADCGTFRLPPTPFCPKCQSRDINWPELSGDATVYSFAVVHGFPGMPDLLLVPAVLDLPDAPGARLISNIVDVAPADVTIGMRVHVDFTPIADGWMLPVFRTISANRDGG